One Micromonospora craniellae genomic region harbors:
- a CDS encoding FAD-dependent monooxygenase, whose product MRGSPLRILVVGAGIAGLAVARALRLAGFRPDVTDKAPPGELADAGLYLPGNAARALRRLDLDDPVRPYGQVIHRQRFLDAAGVPLCDVDLDTLWAGVGECRALPRADLHRVLLSGAGGAVRHGAEVRTIDLLPNTVGVTFVDGTQTEYDLVIGADGPRSSIRVLAALGGPPRPAGQVVYRGVVRDGPVVRDWTALLGQRSGILVVPIGAGRLHCYADEAGTAPPADPRAGMRELFGGYGGPVPEVLDALGTVHASVTDEVELGRWHRGRVLLVGDAAHATAPTLSQGAAMALEDAVVLAESLRAAGSVEAALTAYESRRRPRTRWVRDRTRDRNRTRDVPPALRDPLLRGRGDRIFGEHYRLLLGPL is encoded by the coding sequence ATGCGTGGCTCCCCCCTGCGCATTCTCGTCGTCGGCGCGGGCATCGCCGGTCTGGCCGTGGCCCGGGCGCTGCGTCTGGCGGGCTTCCGGCCCGACGTGACCGACAAGGCACCCCCGGGCGAACTCGCCGACGCCGGTCTCTACCTGCCGGGCAACGCCGCCCGCGCGCTGCGTCGACTCGACCTCGACGACCCGGTACGCCCCTACGGGCAGGTCATCCACCGCCAGCGTTTCCTGGACGCGGCCGGCGTGCCGCTGTGCGACGTCGACCTCGACACACTCTGGGCCGGCGTCGGCGAATGCCGCGCCCTGCCCCGCGCCGACCTGCACCGGGTCCTGCTCAGCGGGGCCGGCGGCGCGGTCCGGCACGGTGCCGAGGTGCGCACCATCGACCTGCTGCCGAACACCGTCGGCGTCACCTTCGTCGACGGCACCCAGACCGAGTACGACCTGGTCATCGGCGCCGACGGTCCGCGTTCCTCGATCCGGGTGCTGGCCGCGCTCGGCGGACCGCCCCGTCCCGCCGGCCAGGTGGTCTACCGGGGAGTGGTGCGCGACGGGCCGGTGGTGCGGGACTGGACCGCGCTGCTCGGGCAACGCAGCGGGATCCTGGTGGTGCCGATCGGCGCGGGTCGGCTGCACTGCTACGCCGACGAGGCCGGCACCGCACCGCCGGCCGACCCACGGGCCGGGATGCGCGAGCTGTTCGGCGGCTACGGCGGCCCGGTGCCCGAGGTGCTCGACGCGCTCGGCACGGTGCACGCCAGCGTCACCGACGAGGTCGAACTCGGGCGCTGGCACCGGGGCCGGGTGCTGCTGGTCGGTGACGCCGCCCACGCCACCGCGCCGACCCTGTCCCAGGGTGCCGCGATGGCCCTGGAGGACGCGGTGGTGCTCGCCGAGTCGCTGCGCGCCGCCGGGAGCGTCGAGGCGGCGCTGACCGCGTACGAGAGCCGCCGCCGGCCGCGTACCCGGTGGGTGCGGGACCGGACCCGGGACCGCAACCGCACCCGGGACGTGCCGCCGGCGCTCCGCGACCCGCTGCTGCGCGGACGCGGCGACCGTATCTTCGGCGAGCATTACCGGTTGCTTCTCGGCCCGCTGTGA
- a CDS encoding threonine synthase, which yields MHLTHLECPRCGTEHDAGVPQNLCGCGSPLLARYDLAAVRRTVEPERFGLRPADLWRYRELLPVTEPAHVTTLGEGWTPMLRAPAYGAEIGVDELLVKDEGLTPTGSFKARGAAVGVSRARELGVQRIAMPTNGNAGAAWATYAARAGMGATIAMPLSAPTICRRECVAAGADLRLVDGLIGDAGRQVAALVAASAGSVFDAGTLREPYRLEGKKTMGYEIVEQLGWQVPDVIVYPTGGGVGLIGIHKALGELSELGWVEDKLPRLVAVQSTGCAPIVRAFAAGADRAEPWADAHTVAFGITVPAPLGDELILTALRATAGTAIAVDDAEFLADLRDFAAREGLLLCPEGAACLTAVRRLRAGGWIRAGERVVVLNTGAGLKYPDTVDVSGVPVLPA from the coding sequence GTGCACCTGACCCACCTGGAGTGCCCGCGCTGCGGCACCGAGCACGACGCCGGCGTACCGCAGAACCTCTGCGGGTGCGGCTCGCCGCTGCTGGCCCGCTACGACCTGGCGGCGGTGCGGCGGACTGTCGAGCCGGAACGGTTCGGGCTGCGCCCGGCCGACCTGTGGCGCTACCGGGAGCTGCTGCCGGTGACGGAACCGGCCCACGTCACCACGCTCGGTGAGGGCTGGACGCCGATGCTGCGCGCCCCGGCGTACGGTGCGGAGATCGGTGTCGACGAGTTGCTGGTCAAGGACGAGGGGTTGACCCCGACCGGCTCGTTCAAGGCGCGCGGCGCCGCGGTGGGGGTGAGCCGGGCCCGGGAGTTGGGGGTGCAGCGGATCGCCATGCCGACCAACGGCAACGCGGGCGCCGCCTGGGCCACCTACGCGGCCCGCGCCGGGATGGGTGCGACGATCGCCATGCCGCTGTCCGCACCGACCATCTGCCGCCGCGAGTGCGTGGCCGCCGGGGCGGACCTGCGCCTGGTCGACGGGCTGATCGGCGACGCCGGGCGCCAGGTCGCCGCGCTCGTCGCGGCCTCGGCCGGTTCGGTCTTCGACGCCGGTACGCTGCGCGAGCCGTACCGGCTCGAAGGCAAGAAGACGATGGGGTACGAGATCGTCGAGCAGTTGGGCTGGCAGGTGCCCGACGTGATCGTCTACCCGACCGGTGGCGGGGTGGGGCTGATCGGCATCCACAAGGCGCTCGGTGAGCTGAGTGAGCTGGGCTGGGTCGAGGACAAGTTGCCCCGGCTGGTGGCGGTGCAGTCCACCGGCTGCGCGCCGATCGTGCGCGCGTTCGCGGCCGGTGCGGACCGGGCGGAGCCGTGGGCGGACGCGCACACGGTGGCGTTCGGCATCACGGTGCCGGCGCCGCTCGGCGACGAGTTGATCCTGACCGCGCTACGCGCGACCGCCGGGACCGCGATCGCGGTGGACGACGCCGAGTTCCTCGCCGACCTGCGGGACTTCGCGGCCCGGGAGGGTCTGCTGCTCTGTCCGGAGGGGGCGGCCTGCCTGACCGCCGTCCGCAGGTTGCGCGCCGGTGGCTGGATCCGCGCGGGCGAGCGGGTGGTGGTGCTCAACACCGGGGCTGGCCTGAAGTACCCGGACACCGTGGACGTGAGCGGCGTACCGGTGCTGCCCGCCTGA
- a CDS encoding golvesin C-terminal-like domain-containing protein, producing the protein MRADVAARMSGSTTWTATVDNGTAGRFTAGTNWGVSSYSGQRHGPDYRYATPVAASDAAWYRFDVPASATYRVEVWHPADPGYNSATPYIGTTIGGNRTIQVDQRTGGGRWRSLGTFALPAGDANRVAVSRWSSASGYVVADAVRLSRV; encoded by the coding sequence ATGCGTGCCGACGTCGCGGCGCGGATGTCCGGCAGCACCACGTGGACCGCGACCGTCGACAACGGCACCGCTGGCCGGTTCACCGCAGGCACGAACTGGGGCGTCTCCTCGTACTCGGGGCAACGTCACGGCCCCGACTACCGGTACGCCACACCGGTCGCCGCCAGCGACGCCGCCTGGTACCGCTTCGACGTCCCGGCCAGTGCCACCTACCGGGTGGAGGTCTGGCACCCGGCCGACCCCGGCTACAACAGCGCGACCCCGTACATCGGCACCACCATCGGTGGCAACCGGACCATCCAGGTGGACCAGCGCACCGGCGGCGGACGGTGGCGCAGCCTCGGCACCTTCGCCCTGCCGGCCGGCGACGCCAACCGGGTGGCCGTCAGCCGCTGGAGTTCCGCCAGCGGCTACGTGGTCGCCGACGCGGTACGCCTCAGCCGCGTCTGA
- a CDS encoding cupin domain-containing protein, with protein sequence MEHFTIATVAEKSPDFRRVLWTGKHTQLVIMTIPAGGEIGEEVHEDIDQILTFVSGTGEARVAGEKREVVQGDLVVVPAGTKHNFVNTGPNPLVLYTVYGPPEHADQAVHKTKEEADAAEAAGEDEPPTS encoded by the coding sequence ATGGAGCACTTCACTATTGCCACGGTCGCCGAGAAGAGCCCGGACTTCCGGCGCGTGCTGTGGACCGGGAAGCACACCCAACTGGTGATCATGACGATCCCGGCGGGCGGTGAGATCGGCGAGGAGGTCCACGAGGACATCGACCAGATCCTCACCTTCGTCAGCGGCACCGGCGAGGCCCGAGTGGCCGGCGAGAAGCGCGAGGTCGTGCAGGGCGACCTCGTGGTGGTGCCGGCCGGGACGAAGCACAACTTCGTCAACACCGGACCGAACCCGCTGGTGCTCTACACCGTCTACGGGCCGCCGGAGCATGCCGACCAGGCGGTGCACAAGACCAAGGAGGAGGCCGACGCGGCCGAGGCCGCGGGCGAGGACGAGCCGCCGACCTCCTGA
- a CDS encoding aldo/keto reductase — translation MDHLDQPTAVLPGDVRIPLLGFGTWQATGETGYKAVLAALDAGYRHIDTATMYGNEEEVGRAIRESGLRREDVFITTKLPPDQVGRERETIEASLRALGVDHVDLWLMHWPPSNPGDLIPAWREMLAARDENLARAVGVSNFSTPQIDELIQATEENPAVNQIKWSPRLYDRQRHAEHRDRGVVLEGYSPFKSSDLSDPVLTRIAGAHNVSPAQVVLRWHLDHEIVAIPKSVTPDRIRANADVFGFSLNAEEMRDIDALGTT, via the coding sequence ATGGACCACCTCGACCAGCCCACCGCCGTCCTCCCCGGCGACGTCCGGATCCCTCTGCTCGGCTTCGGCACCTGGCAGGCCACCGGCGAGACCGGCTACAAGGCCGTGCTCGCCGCACTGGACGCGGGCTACCGGCACATCGACACGGCCACGATGTACGGCAACGAGGAGGAGGTCGGCCGGGCGATCCGCGAGAGCGGGCTGCGTCGCGAGGACGTCTTCATCACCACCAAACTGCCGCCCGACCAGGTCGGTCGGGAACGCGAGACGATCGAGGCGAGCCTGCGCGCGCTCGGCGTCGACCACGTCGACCTGTGGCTGATGCACTGGCCGCCGAGCAATCCCGGCGACCTGATCCCGGCCTGGCGGGAAATGCTCGCTGCCCGGGACGAGAACCTGGCCCGCGCGGTCGGCGTGAGCAACTTCAGCACCCCGCAGATCGACGAGCTGATCCAGGCCACCGAGGAGAACCCGGCGGTCAACCAGATCAAGTGGAGCCCTCGGCTGTACGACCGGCAGCGGCACGCCGAGCACCGCGACCGGGGAGTGGTGCTGGAGGGCTACAGCCCTTTCAAGAGCAGTGACCTGTCGGACCCGGTGCTGACCCGGATCGCTGGCGCGCACAACGTCTCGCCGGCCCAGGTGGTGCTGCGCTGGCACCTCGACCACGAGATCGTGGCGATCCCCAAGTCGGTGACCCCGGACCGGATCCGGGCCAACGCCGACGTCTTCGGCTTCTCGCTCAACGCCGAGGAGATGCGCGACATCGACGCCCTCGGCACCACCTGA
- a CDS encoding GNAT family N-acetyltransferase: MSIVSAKITVDENFHQSTRLPRSVRARTLAEPTTGGPTVRTDTPHGDGLVLRPWAERDLPQLVLIFDHPEMAHRLPVASPFDRTAAEAYLAKASASRERLYLAVTGPDDLALGEVMLNLVTGGIGYAVGPPYRGRRLAARALRLVTAYADSIPGLPSTYLEIEADNAGSIATARAIGYRPAGGEPVVVHEGRRRLVLHRWERGGAVTPRTRS, encoded by the coding sequence ATGTCGATAGTCTCCGCGAAGATCACTGTCGATGAAAATTTCCACCAGTCGACGCGGTTGCCAAGGTCGGTGCGGGCGCGCACACTGGCGGAGCCGACGACGGGAGGACCGACTGTCCGCACAGATACGCCTCACGGTGACGGGCTCGTCCTGCGCCCGTGGGCGGAACGTGACCTGCCCCAACTCGTCCTGATCTTCGACCATCCGGAGATGGCCCACCGGCTGCCGGTGGCCTCGCCGTTCGACCGGACCGCGGCCGAGGCGTACCTGGCGAAGGCGAGCGCCTCCCGGGAACGGCTGTACCTGGCCGTCACCGGCCCCGACGACCTGGCCCTGGGCGAGGTGATGCTCAACCTGGTCACCGGCGGCATCGGGTACGCGGTCGGGCCGCCCTACCGGGGCCGCCGGCTGGCCGCTCGGGCACTGCGGCTGGTCACCGCGTACGCCGACTCGATCCCGGGGCTGCCGAGCACGTACCTGGAGATCGAGGCGGACAACGCGGGCAGCATCGCCACGGCCAGGGCGATCGGGTACCGGCCGGCCGGGGGCGAACCGGTCGTCGTGCACGAGGGACGACGCCGACTCGTGCTGCACCGCTGGGAACGCGGCGGCGCGGTCACGCCCCGCACCCGCTCCTGA